The following coding sequences lie in one beta proteobacterium CB genomic window:
- a CDS encoding ADP-L-glycero-D-manno-heptose-6-epimerase, with protein MTIIVTGAAGFIGANIVQALNARGEKNIIAVDDLRPADKYRNLADLDIIDYLDKDEFLEAFRSGRFGKVRAVFHEGACSDTMETDGIFMMANNFRYTMDLLDICTEQKVQLLYASSAATYGGSDVFVESREHEKPLNIYGYSKFLFDQVMRKRFAEKANTAQVVGFRYFNVYGPRESHKGRMASVAFHQYHQYKANGKVKLFGEYGGYAAGEQSRDFVSVEDVVKVNLYFLDHPEISGIFNLGSGRAQPFNDVAHAVANAMRKIDHANPASLEELVKEKAIEYIPFPDALKGKYQCFTQADLTKLRAAGYSEPFLNVEQGVSRYITWLSANADFLASPLDVK; from the coding sequence ATGACGATTATCGTAACCGGCGCTGCTGGCTTTATTGGTGCCAATATTGTTCAGGCGCTGAATGCGCGAGGCGAGAAAAATATTATTGCCGTCGATGATTTACGTCCCGCTGATAAGTATCGCAATCTAGCAGACCTCGACATCATTGATTATCTTGATAAAGACGAATTTCTGGAGGCATTTAGAAGTGGTCGCTTTGGCAAGGTAAGGGCGGTATTTCATGAAGGAGCTTGCTCTGACACAATGGAAACAGATGGCATCTTCATGATGGCGAATAATTTCCGCTACACCATGGATTTACTTGATATTTGTACCGAGCAGAAAGTGCAGCTACTCTACGCCTCTTCAGCAGCAACCTATGGTGGTTCTGATGTATTTGTAGAGAGCCGCGAGCATGAGAAGCCATTAAATATTTATGGTTACTCTAAGTTCTTATTTGATCAGGTAATGCGTAAGCGCTTTGCTGAGAAGGCGAATACAGCGCAAGTTGTAGGCTTTCGATACTTTAATGTCTATGGTCCTCGTGAGTCCCATAAGGGTCGCATGGCTTCTGTAGCCTTTCACCAGTATCACCAATACAAAGCCAATGGCAAGGTAAAGCTCTTTGGTGAATATGGCGGCTATGCCGCAGGTGAGCAAAGTCGTGACTTTGTTTCGGTTGAAGATGTAGTTAAAGTGAACCTCTATTTCTTGGATCATCCAGAGATCAGCGGTATCTTCAATCTCGGTAGTGGTCGCGCGCAACCATTCAATGATGTTGCTCATGCAGTGGCCAATGCCATGCGCAAAATCGATCATGCCAATCCTGCTAGCTTAGAAGAGCTAGTTAAAGAAAAGGCAATTGAATACATTCCGTTCCCAGATGCGCTCAAAGGTAAGTATCAGTGCTTCACGCAAGCGGATTTAACCAAACTACGCGCCGCTGGATATTCAGAGCCTTTCCTAAATGTCGAGCAGGGTGTCAGTCGTTATATTACCTGGCTATCGGCTAATGCGGATTTCTTGGCATCACCATTGGATGTGAAATGA